The window GCCACGTAGCGCCGCACCAGGCCCTTCGCCCGGTGCTTGATGAGGCGCTCCACCTGAGGGTGGCCCGCCACGCCGAGCACGAAGGAACGGTAAGCCAGGTCCAGGTTCATCCTCCCTCCTCCCGAAGCCGCCCCACCACCAGGTCGCGGAAGCGGAAGACGTGGGCCTCCACCGCCCGCCTCGCCTCCTCCGGGTCCCTGCGGAGGAGGGCCTCGAGGATCGCCCGGTGCTCCCGCCTCGTGGCCTCGTCCTGGGAGAGGGTGGGAAGGGCGCTCCGGGCCAGGGCCAGGGTGGCGAGGAGGTCCTCGTAGAGGCGGTAAAGGGTGCGGTTCCCGGATAGCCGCACCAAGGCGCGGTGGAACTCCAGGTCGCGGCGCATCTGCTCCGGGTAGTCCTCCCGCGGGGCCTCGTCTATGGCCTGAAGGAGGCGCTCAAGCTCGGCGAGCTCCCAGGGGGTGGCCCTCAAGGCCGCCTCCCGCGCCGCCTCCCCCTCCAAAAGGGCCCGCACCCCGTAGACCTCCTCCACCTCCTCGGGGGCAAAGACCCGGACCCTCGCCCCCTTCCCCGGGACGAGCTCCACCAAGCCCTCCTCGGCGAGGCGCATCAGGGCCTCCCGCACGGGGGTGCGGGAGACGCCGAGCTCCTGGGCCAAAAGGGGCTCGGAAAGCCTCTCCCCCGGGGAGAAACGCCCCGAGAGGAGGAGGTCCTTGAGGTGGCGGTAGACCGCCTCGCGCACCTGGTTGGGGCGGCGGAAGCCCAGGGTCTGCATCCTGTATACAGGATAAAGCAAGGGTCCACGCCCCGCAAGCCTCCCGGCTAGCGCCCGGTCAGGAGGCGCTTCAGCCCCCCGCCAAGCCGCTTCCACACGCCCCCGAAGTGGGCTTCGTAGCTCTTCGCCGCCCCCTCGGGGCCGGGGTCCACCCCGAGCTCCCGGGCCAGGAAGTAGCGGTGGTCCATGACCCAGAGGTAGAGGTCGGCCTCGGTGCGCCCCGGGAAGTCCCTGAGGAGGCCCAGGCGGCGGATGGCCTCCACCGTGGGCTTGTAGAGGTTCTCGTACCAGTCCACCACCGCCTCCTCCCAAGAGATCTCCCGCCCCTCCTCCAGCCCCTTGAAGTAGCGCCGGGTGGCGATGTGGTCCAGGAGGCGGTCGTAGCGGCCCAGGGCGGTGAAGCGGATCTCCTCCGCCCCGGGGACGAGGTCTTTGAGCCGCGTCTTCTCCAGGAAGTGGGCGTACTCCGCCTTGAGGAGGAGGTCTTTGGGCGTGTCCCCAGGCTCTATGGGCACGGGGACGTCCAAGGCGATGACGTGGGCGTCAATGAACTTCTGCCCCGTGGCCTTGGCCAGAGCCACCCGGTGGTTCCCGTCCTTCACGAAGTAGGCCTCCCCCACCTGGTAGACCTCTATGGGGGGGAACTCCGCCCCCGCAAGCTGGAGGGCGCGGAGGCGCTTCCAGCGCTCCAGGGTGTGGGGGGTCTTGGGGAGGAAGCGGTGGTCAAAGTCCTCGTAGCGGTCCACGGAGCCCACCACCTTGTCCACCTCGATGGTCCTGAGGCCCAGATGGCGCTCCCCTCTGGGCCTCAGCGCCAGGGCCTGGTGGAAGGGAAGGAGGACGTTCGGCTCCCCCCTTAAGCGGTGGAGGAGCTCGTGGAGCTTCGCCTGGCGTTCCAGGCGCTCGGCTTCGGTTTCGGCTTGCAGCTCGGCCCTCATGGAACCGCTACCACCCCCATCCCTAGGGTAGCGCCTTTCGGTCAGAGGAAGGTGAGCCCCTGGACAGTCCCGGGGCCCAGGCGGTTAGATAAGGCCATGAGCCTGGATCTGCGCGCACGCGTCCGCGAGGAGCTGGAAAGGCTCAAGCGGGAGGGGCTTTACATCTCCCCCAAGGTCCTCGAGGCCCCCCAGGAGCCCGTGACCCGGGTGGAGGGGCGGGAGGTGGTGAACCTCGCCTCCAACAACTACCTCGGCTTCGCCAACCACCCCTACCTCAAGGAGAAGGCCCGCCAGTACCTGGAGAAGTGGGGGGCGGGAAGCGGGGCGGTGCGCACCATCGCCGGCACCTTCACCTACCACGTGGAGCTGGAGGAGGCCCTGGCCCGCTTCAAGGGGACGGAAAGCGCCCTCGTCCTCCAGTCGGGCTTCACCGCCAACCAGGGGGTGCTGGGGGCCCTCCTCAAGGAGGGGGACGTGGTCTTCTCCGACGAGCTGAACCACGCCAGCATCATCGACGGCCTCCGCCTCACCAAGGCCACCCGGCTGGTCTTTCGCCACGCGGACGTGGCCCACCTGGAGGAGCTCCTCAAGGCCCACGACACCGACGGGCTCAAGCTCATCGTCACCGACGGGGTCTTCTCCATGGACGGGGACATCGCCCCCCTGGACAAGATCGTCCCCCTGGCCAAGAAGTACAAAGCGGTGGTCTACGTGGACGACGCCCACGGCTCGGGCGTCCTCGGGGAAAAGGGGAAGGGCACGGTCCACCACTTCGGCTTCCACCAGGACCCCGACGTCGTCCAGGTGGCCACCCTCTCCAAGGCCTGGGCGGGGATCGGGGGGTACGCCGCGGGGGCCCGGGAGCTCAAGGACCTCCTCATCAACAAGGCCAGGCCCTTCCTCTTCTCCACAAGCCACCCCCCGGCGGTGGTGGGGGCGCTTCTGGGAGCGCTGGAGCTCATAGAGAAGGAGCCCGAGCGGGTGGAGCGGCTCTGGGAGAACACCCGCTACTTCAAGCGGGAGCTCGCCCGTCTGGGCTACGACACCCTGGGGAGCCAGACCCCCATCACCCCCGTCCTCTTCGGGGAGGCCCCCCTGGCCTTTGAGGCGAGCCGCCTCCTCCTGGAGGAGGGGGTCTTCGCCGTGGGCATCGGCTTCCCCACCGTGCCCAGGGGGAAGGCGAGGATCCGCAACATCGTCACCGCCGCCCACACGAAGGAGATGCTGGACAAGGCCCTCGAGGCCTACGAGAAGGTGGGCAAGAGGCTCGGTATAATCCGCTAAGATGCTCTTTCCTCCTTCCCTACCCCCTACGGCCTCCGGGCGAAGCCTGGGCCGAGTAGAAACCCCACCAGGGCTAGTGCGCTTCATGGTGGGGCTCGCCGAGGCCCCGAAAGGGGGAAGGGTCCTGGAACCCGCCTGCGCGGACGGGCCCTTCCTCCGGGCCTTCCGGGAGGCCCACGGGACGGGCTACCGCTTCGTGGGGGTGGAGATCGACCCACACGCCCTGGACCTTCCCCCTTGGGCGGAAGGGGTGGTGGCGGACTTCCTCCTCTGGGAGCCCGGGGAAGCCTTTGACCTCATCTTGGGCAACCCGCCCTACGGCATCGTGGGGGAGGCCAGCAAGTACCCCATCCACGTCCTTAGGGAGGTCAAGGGGCTTTACAAGAAGACCCTATCCACCTGGAAGGGCAAGTACAACCTTTACGGGGCCTTCATAGAGAAATCTGTGCGCCTCTTGAGGGAGGGCGGAACCCTGGTCTTCGTAGTCCCGGCCACGTGGCTCGTCCTGGACGACTTTTCCCTCCTTCGGTCATTTCTGGCCCGAGAAGGGAGAACAGAAGTTTACTATCTAGGCGAGGTCTTCCCCGGAAGAAAGGTGAGCGCTGTGGTTCTTCGGTTCCGGAAGGGAGGAAAAGGCCTCGCCCTTTGGGACACCCGGAGAGACGGGGAGACCTTCACGCCCCTCTTGTGGAGCGAGAAGCCGGAATGGAAGGGAGAGATCATCCGCTTCGAAACAGGGTGGACCAGGGAGATGGAGGCCTCGGGTCCACCCCTAGGTAGCCTATTCCACATCCGCTTCGCCGCCAGGAGCCCGGAGTTCAAGAAGCATCCCGCCGTCCAAAAGGAACCGGAACCTGGCCTTGTGCCCGTCCTGACGGGAAGGAACCTGAAGCCGGGGTGGATAGACTACGAAAGCAACCACTCCGGCCTTTGGATGCCCAAGGAAAGGGCCAAGGAGCTTAGGGACTTCTACGCCACGCCCCACTTGGTGGTGGCCCACACTAAGGGCACCAAGGTGGTAGCCGCTTGGGACGAGAAGGCCTACCCGTGGAGAGAAGAGTTCCACCTTCTGCCCAAGGAGGGTGTGGAACTAGACCCCTTGTTTCTGGTAGAGTGGTTAAACTCCGATAAGATACAAGAGTATGTCAAAACCCTTTACAGGGACTTTGTTCCTCACTTGACGCTTAGAATGTTGGAGCGGATACCTGCGTTGCTTCCCCGAAAGGGGAACACCGAGAGGAGGAAACATGGCCCCTACACAAGCCCAGAAAGTGCTGGAAGCTTTTGAGGATTTTCTGAAGTGTTTGGACCTCGAGAGCTACCAAGAAAAATACCGCCCCATCAAAACAGTAGAGCAAGACCTACCTAGAGAGCTTAACCCACTTCCAGACTTGTACGACCACTATTGGAAGCCCAACGGGAACACCCTTCACTTTCCAGATTTTGAAACTTTCTTCGACCAGTGGTGGGAGAAGCGCCTCCGGCCCCTAAACGAGTTTATTCGCAAGTATTTTTGGGGATGTTCCTATGAATTTGTCCGTCTCGGCTTAGAAGCGAGGCTCTACCGGACCGCTGTTTCCATTTGGACGCAATTTCACTTTTGCTATCGCTGGAACGCCTCTTGTCAACTTCGCTTGACGGCCACCTGGGAGTTGGACGCCCAGGGGATAGATGCACAAATTCAAGCAGAAGACCGCCTGATAGGCATTCAGATAAAAAAGGAAACCTATCGCTCGGAAGCCCGGGAGGGAAACCGCTTCCTAAGAAGGCGCGAACATTCCGCCCTCCTGGAAGTTCCCTACACGCTGCAAAGCCCAGAGGAACTCGAAAGAAAAGCCCAGCGTGCCCGAACCAGAGAAGAAGCCTACCGCTTGTGGGTCAAAATCGCCCACCATCTAGAACGGCTTCCCAACGGATTCGTCATCTTCCGAGAAAGCTACGTAAAGGACTTGGAAAACTTTTTAAAGCAAAACGCCACTACATTGTCCGGACTCATACCCTGGGATAAGGTAGCCCGGGAAGCCCTCACCGGCCCGTGAGGTACACCCGGAGGACGAGCCCCACGCAGAAGAGAAGCCCCAGGGCCACGAAAAGCTCGGGGCGCTTGGGCGGGTCCTTGAGGCCCCGGTAGAACCACCCCCCGGGCTCGAGGCCCCCCAGGTAGTGGAGCCCCGCCGCCAAGAGGAGGCCGTAGAGGAGGTGGAGGCCGTCCTTGGGCCTCAAGCCCTGGAGGAAGAGGAGAAAGCCCAAGAGGACCTGGAGGATCGCCACCCAGGCCACCCCCCGGAGGAAGGCATAGAAGCGGGAGGGAAGGGGGCGGAAGAAGCCTAAGAGGCCCACGAGGGCCAAGGCGGGCACCGCGACCAGGAGGAAAAGGCCCAGGGAGGCGTGCAGGAAGACCCCAACCATGAGGGCAGGATACCCGGGGAACGCCCGGGCGGAAAGCGGCAATACACTGGCCTCAGTCCGATAAACTTTCCGGCCCCAGGCAAGGAGAGCTCCCTTTACAAGGGGAAAAACCCCGCTCCGGTTGTGGTATACTGAAGGGGTGAGCTACGACGCTTCTGCCATTCGGGTGCTCAAGGGCCTGGAGGGGGTCCGCCACCGCCCGGCCATGTACATCGGCGGCACGGGGGTGGAAGGGTACCACCACCTCTTCAAGGAGATCCTGGACAACGCCGTGGACGAGGCCCTGGCGGGCTACGCCACGGAGATCCTGGTGCGCCTCAACGAGGACGGCTCCCTCACCGTGGAGGACAACGGCCGCGGCATCCCCGTGGACCTCATGCCCGAGGAGGGAAAGCCCGCCGTGGAGGTCATCTACACCACCCTCCACTCCGGGGGCAAGTTTGAGCAGGGCGCCTACAAGGTCTCCGGGGGGCTCCACGGGGTGGGGGCGAGCGTGGTGAACGCCCTTTCCGAGTGGACCGTGGTGGAGGTCTTCCGGGAGGGGAAGCACCACCGGATCGCCTTCAGCCGGGGCGAGGTCACGGAGCCCCTCCGGGTGGTGGGCGAGGCCCCCAGGGGGAAGACCGGGACCCGGGTCACCTTCAAGCCCGACCCCGAGATCTTCGGGAACCTCCGCTTTGACCCGAGCAAGATCCGGGCCCGCCTCCGGGAGGTGGCCTACCTGGTGGCCGGGCTCAAGCTCGTCTTCCAGGACCGCCAGCACGGAAAGGAGGAGGTCTTCCTGGACAAGGGGGGCGTGGCCTCCTTCGCCAAGGCCTTGGCCGAGGGGGAGGACCTCCTCTACGAGAAGCCCTTCCTCATCCGGGGCACCCACGGGGAGGTGGAGGTGGAGGTGGGCTTCCTCCACACCCAGGGGTACAACGCCGAGATCCTCACCTACGCCAACATGATCCCCACCCGGGACGGGGGTACCCACCTCACCGCCTTCAAGTCCGCCTACAGCCGCGCCCTGAACCAGTACGCCAAGAAGGCGGGCCTCAACAAGGAAAAAGGCCCCCAGCCCACGGGGGACGACCTCCTGGAGGGGCTCTACGCCGTGGTCTCGGTGAAGCTCCCCAACCCCCAGTTTGAGGGGCAGACCAAGGGGAAGCTCCTAAACCCCGAGGCCGGGACCGCCGTGGGCCAGGTGGTTTACGAGCGGCTTCTGGAGATCCTGGAGGAGAACCCCCGCATCGCCAAGGCCGTCTACGAGAAGGCCCTGAGGGCCGCCCAGGCCCGGGAGGCGGCGAGGAAGGCGAGGGAGCTCGTCCGCAGGCAGAACCCCCTGGAGTCCGACGAGCTTCCCGGAAAGCTCGCCGACTGCCAGACGGAAAACCCCGAGGAGGCGGAGCTTTTCATCGTGGAGGGGGACTCGGCAGGGGGGAGCGCCAAGCAGGGCCGGGACCGCCGCTTCCAGGCCATCCTGCCCCTCCGGGGGAAGATCCTCAACGTGGAGAAGGCGGGGCTCTCCAAGGCCCTGAAGAACGCCGAGGTGCGGGCCATGGTCTCGGCCATCGGCGTGGGCATCGGGGGGGATGGGGAGGCCCACTTTGACCTCGAGGGCCTCCGCTACCACAAGATCATCATCATGACCGACGCCGACGTGGACGGAAGCCACATCCGCACCCTCCTCCTCACCTTCTTCTACCGCTACATGCGCCCCCTCATTGAACGGGGCCACGTCTACATCGCCCAGCCTCCCCTCTACCGCCTCCAGGTGGGGAAGAAGGTGGAGTACCTCTACTCCGACGAGGAGCTCCAGGCCCGGCTCAAGGAGCTGGAAGGCAAGCACTACGAGGTCCAGCGCTTCAAGGGCCTGGGGGAGATGAACCCGGAGCAGCTTTGGGAGACCACCATGAACCCGGAGAAGCGGGTCCTCAAGCGGGTGGAGCTCCAGGACGCCCTCGAGGCCAGCGAGCTCTTTGAGAAGCTCATGGGCCAGGAGGTGGCCCCGAGGCGCGAGTTCATAGAGGAGCACGCCCGCTACGCCGAGCTGGACATCTAATACCGCCCCAGGCCGGCTTGCGCCAGCCTGGGAGGCCCGAGGGGCGCTTAGGTGAGGGCGAGCTCCACCAGGCGCCTGAGAAGCTCCGGGTAGGCCACCCCCCCCGCCTCAAAGAGGCGGGGGTACATGCTGGTGGGGGTGAAGCCGGGGATGGTGTTGAGCTCGTTCAGGTAAAGCTCCCCCTCCGCGAGGAAGAAGTCCACCCGGGCCATCCCCCGCACCCCGAGCACCT of the Thermus thermophilus HB8 genome contains:
- a CDS encoding GntR family transcriptional regulator; amino-acid sequence: MQTLGFRRPNQVREAVYRHLKDLLLSGRFSPGERLSEPLLAQELGVSRTPVREALMRLAEEGLVELVPGKGARVRVFAPEEVEEVYGVRALLEGEAAREAALRATPWELAELERLLQAIDEAPREDYPEQMRRDLEFHRALVRLSGNRTLYRLYEDLLATLALARSALPTLSQDEATRREHRAILEALLRRDPEEARRAVEAHVFRFRDLVVGRLREEGG
- a CDS encoding DUF4032 domain-containing protein; amino-acid sequence: MRAELQAETEAERLERQAKLHELLHRLRGEPNVLLPFHQALALRPRGERHLGLRTIEVDKVVGSVDRYEDFDHRFLPKTPHTLERWKRLRALQLAGAEFPPIEVYQVGEAYFVKDGNHRVALAKATGQKFIDAHVIALDVPVPIEPGDTPKDLLLKAEYAHFLEKTRLKDLVPGAEEIRFTALGRYDRLLDHIATRRYFKGLEEGREISWEEAVVDWYENLYKPTVEAIRRLGLLRDFPGRTEADLYLWVMDHRYFLARELGVDPGPEGAAKSYEAHFGGVWKRLGGGLKRLLTGR
- a CDS encoding glycine C-acetyltransferase encodes the protein MSLDLRARVREELERLKREGLYISPKVLEAPQEPVTRVEGREVVNLASNNYLGFANHPYLKEKARQYLEKWGAGSGAVRTIAGTFTYHVELEEALARFKGTESALVLQSGFTANQGVLGALLKEGDVVFSDELNHASIIDGLRLTKATRLVFRHADVAHLEELLKAHDTDGLKLIVTDGVFSMDGDIAPLDKIVPLAKKYKAVVYVDDAHGSGVLGEKGKGTVHHFGFHQDPDVVQVATLSKAWAGIGGYAAGARELKDLLINKARPFLFSTSHPPAVVGALLGALELIEKEPERVERLWENTRYFKRELARLGYDTLGSQTPITPVLFGEAPLAFEASRLLLEEGVFAVGIGFPTVPRGKARIRNIVTAAHTKEMLDKALEAYEKVGKRLGIIR
- a CDS encoding TaqI-like C-terminal specificity domain-containing protein, whose translation is MLFPPSLPPTASGRSLGRVETPPGLVRFMVGLAEAPKGGRVLEPACADGPFLRAFREAHGTGYRFVGVEIDPHALDLPPWAEGVVADFLLWEPGEAFDLILGNPPYGIVGEASKYPIHVLREVKGLYKKTLSTWKGKYNLYGAFIEKSVRLLREGGTLVFVVPATWLVLDDFSLLRSFLAREGRTEVYYLGEVFPGRKVSAVVLRFRKGGKGLALWDTRRDGETFTPLLWSEKPEWKGEIIRFETGWTREMEASGPPLGSLFHIRFAARSPEFKKHPAVQKEPEPGLVPVLTGRNLKPGWIDYESNHSGLWMPKERAKELRDFYATPHLVVAHTKGTKVVAAWDEKAYPWREEFHLLPKEGVELDPLFLVEWLNSDKIQEYVKTLYRDFVPHLTLRMLERIPALLPRKGNTERRKHGPYTSPESAGSF
- a CDS encoding TaqI family restriction endonuclease, producing MDLESYQEKYRPIKTVEQDLPRELNPLPDLYDHYWKPNGNTLHFPDFETFFDQWWEKRLRPLNEFIRKYFWGCSYEFVRLGLEARLYRTAVSIWTQFHFCYRWNASCQLRLTATWELDAQGIDAQIQAEDRLIGIQIKKETYRSEAREGNRFLRRREHSALLEVPYTLQSPEELERKAQRARTREEAYRLWVKIAHHLERLPNGFVIFRESYVKDLENFLKQNATTLSGLIPWDKVAREALTGP
- the gyrB gene encoding DNA topoisomerase (ATP-hydrolyzing) subunit B — protein: MSYDASAIRVLKGLEGVRHRPAMYIGGTGVEGYHHLFKEILDNAVDEALAGYATEILVRLNEDGSLTVEDNGRGIPVDLMPEEGKPAVEVIYTTLHSGGKFEQGAYKVSGGLHGVGASVVNALSEWTVVEVFREGKHHRIAFSRGEVTEPLRVVGEAPRGKTGTRVTFKPDPEIFGNLRFDPSKIRARLREVAYLVAGLKLVFQDRQHGKEEVFLDKGGVASFAKALAEGEDLLYEKPFLIRGTHGEVEVEVGFLHTQGYNAEILTYANMIPTRDGGTHLTAFKSAYSRALNQYAKKAGLNKEKGPQPTGDDLLEGLYAVVSVKLPNPQFEGQTKGKLLNPEAGTAVGQVVYERLLEILEENPRIAKAVYEKALRAAQAREAARKARELVRRQNPLESDELPGKLADCQTENPEEAELFIVEGDSAGGSAKQGRDRRFQAILPLRGKILNVEKAGLSKALKNAEVRAMVSAIGVGIGGDGEAHFDLEGLRYHKIIIMTDADVDGSHIRTLLLTFFYRYMRPLIERGHVYIAQPPLYRLQVGKKVEYLYSDEELQARLKELEGKHYEVQRFKGLGEMNPEQLWETTMNPEKRVLKRVELQDALEASELFEKLMGQEVAPRREFIEEHARYAELDI